A stretch of the Medicago truncatula cultivar Jemalong A17 chromosome 5, MtrunA17r5.0-ANR, whole genome shotgun sequence genome encodes the following:
- the LOC11434684 gene encoding phosphatidylglycerol/phosphatidylinositol transfer protein, producing MAVHSTSKLNLTLCLSSILLLLSFSHAQAESHSLKYCEKGANYAVQISNVEILPNPVVRGEPFTFKIKAYTGEPILSGDLIYEISFAGIEGQPAIFHHALSEETPLPVAPGHFLLTHTELLPPVTPPGTYNVKLTFKDQNDKQLTCVVFPFTIGAKSSVSAI from the exons ATGGCAGTTCACTCTACTTCAAAGCTGAACCTCACTTTATGTTTATCATCAATCCTTTTGttactttctttttctcatGCACAAGCTGAATCTCACTCTCTTAAATACTGTG AAAAGGGTGCAAACTATGCAGTGCAGATCAGCAATGTAGAAATATTACCTAACCCTGTGGTCAGGGGAGAGCCATTCACCTTCAAAATCAAAGCTTATACTG GTGAACCAATTCTTAGTGGTGATTTAATATATGAAATTTCATTTGCTGGGATAGAAGGACAACCTGCTATATTTCACCATGCTCTCAGTGAGGAAACACCACTTCCCGTTGCTCCAGGCCACTTTTTGCTCACTCACACCGAATTATTGCCTCCCGTCACTCCACCG GGTACCTATAATGTGAAGCTGACATTTAAGGATCAGAACGACAAGCAGTTAACTTGTGTTGTCTTTCCCTTCACCATCGGTGCTAAATCTTCGGTATCTGCTATTTAG
- the LOC11432277 gene encoding receptor-like protein EIX2 has protein sequence MKMSSVVVCTIKLVGTIFVVLQFDLLFSNYSGVVAVAAKHVACIQKERHALLELKASFVLDDSNLLQSWDSKSDGCCAWEGIGCSNQTGHVEMLDLNGDQVIPFRGKINRSVIDLQNLKYLNLSFNRMSNDNFPELFGSLRNLRFLDLQSSFRGGRIPNDLARLLHLQYLDLSWNGLKGTIPHQFGNLSHLQHLDLSSNYGVAGTIPHQLGNLSHLHYLDLSSNFLVGTIPHQLGSLSNLQELHLEYNEGLKVQDQNNHAGGEWLSNLTLLTHLDLSGVPNLKSSHMWMQMIGKLPKIQELKLSGCDLSDLYLRSISRSPLNFSTSLAILDLSSNTFSSSNIFEWVFNATTNLIELDLCDNFFEVTISYDFGNTRNHLEKLDLSGTDLQGGTSLESFSDICSLQSMHLDYSNLNEDISTILRKLSGCARYSLQDLSLHDNQITGTFPDLSIFPSLKTIDLSTNKLNGKVPHGIPKSSESLIPESNSIEGGIPESFGNLCPLRSLDLSSNKLNEDLSVILHNISFGCAKYSLQQLNFARNKITGMVPDMSGFSSLESLLLSDNLLNGNILKNYTFPYQLERLYLDSNKLEGVITDSHFGNMSKLMDVDLSHNSLVLKFSEDWVPSFQLYGMFLRSCILGPRFPKWLQSQKHLQVLDISDAGSSDVVPVWFWTQTTNLTSMNVSYNNLTGTIPNLPIRLNECCQVILDSNQFEGSIPSFFRRAEFLQMSKNKLSETHLFLCSNSTIDKLRILDLSMNQLSRKLHDCWSHLKALEFLDLSDNTLCGEVPSSMGSLLEFKVLILRNNSFYGKLPVSLKNCKNPIMLDLGDNRFTGPIPKGVERQFKNNKLILRSIDLSRNQLIGDIPEEIGNLIELVSLNLSSNKLTGEISSKIGRLTSLDSLDLSRNHLSGPIPPSLAQIDRVSMLNLADNNLSGRIPIGTQLQSFDASSYQGNVDLCGKPLEKICPGDEEVAHHKPETHEESSQEDKKPIYLSVTLGFITGFWGLWGSLFLSRTWRHTYVLFLNYIVDTVFLFAFVIFFASNLSLTLHASIIMAFIAPIDSESGISEVKAYLNSVDVPGVFIVPTMFVKFPYEMRSSSIGPCMIKIITELSEERTLIYFIILAFQNICSDTKRKTFALTTFLLLCYNTVAQTMDKDQTARILTSLS, from the exons atgaagatgagtAGTGTTGTTGTATGTACTATCAAGTTAGTTGGAACAATCTTTGTTGTGTTGCAGTTCGACCTTCTTTTCTCCAACTACTCTGGAGTTGTAGCTGTTGCGGCAAAACATGTTGCTTGCATACAGAAGGAGAGACATGCTCTCCTTGAGTTGAAGGCAAGCTTTGTGTTGGATGACTCTAACCTTTTGCAATCTTGGGACAGTAAAAGTGATGGTTGCTGTGCATGGGAAGGAATAGGTTGTAGCAATCAAACTGGTCATGTTGAAATGCTTGATCTAAACGGCGATCAGGTTATTCCTTTTAGAGGCAAGATCAACAGATCAGTGATTGATTTGCAGAATTTAAAGTATTTGAATCTCAGTTTTAATCGAATGTCAAACGATAATTTTCCAGAATTATTTGGTTCACTAAGAAACTTGAGATTCCTTGACCTCCAAAGTTCATTTCGTGGCGGAAGAATTCCAAATGATCTTGCACGTCTTTTGCACTTGCAATATCTTGATCTTTCATGGAATGGCCTCAAGGGTACAATCCCTCATCAATTTGGAAATCTCTCTCATTTGCAGCATCTTGATCTTAGTTCAAATTATGGCGTTGCTGGAACAATCCCTCATCAACTTGGAAATCTCTCTCATTtgcattaccttgatcttagtTCAAATTTTCTTGTTGGAACCATTCCTCATCAACTTGGAAGCCTTTCAAATTTACAGGAACTTCATCTAGAATACAATGAAGGACTCAAAGTTCAAGACCAGAATAATCATGCTGGAGGTGAGTGGCTTTCTAATCTCACTCTTTTAACCCATCTTGACTTGAGTGGCGTACCCAATCTCAAATCTTCTCATATGTGGATGCAAATGATTGGTAAGCTTCCAAAAATACAAGAATTGAAGCTATCTGGTTGTGATCTTTCAGATCTTTACCTTCGTTCTATCTCCCGTTCACCATTGAATTTTTCCACTTCTCTTGCAATCCTTGATCTTTCATCGAATACCTTCTCATCATCTAATATATTTGAGTGGGTGTTTAATGCCACCACCAACTTAATCGAGCTTGATCTTTGCGATAACTTCTTCGAAGTTACCATTTCATATGATTTTGGCAACACCAGAAACCATCTTGAAAAGCTTGACTTGTCTGGTACTGACCTACAGGGTGGAACTAGTCTGGAATCCTTTAGTGACATATGTAGCTTACAATCAATGCACCTTGATTATAGCAATTTGAATGAAGACATTTCAACAATTCTTCGCAAACTGTCTGGTTGTGCTAGATACTCACTGCAAGATTTAAGTTTACATGACAACCAAATTACTGGAACATTTCCTGACCTTTCAATATTCCCATCTCTAAAAACAATCGACCTTTCAACTAATAAGTTAAACGGGAAGGTGCCACATGGAATTCCAAAATCATCGGAGTCTTTGATACCGGAATCAAATTCTATAGAAGGTGGAATTCCAGAATCATTTGGTAACTTGTGTCCATTAAGGTCACTAGACCTATCAAGTAACAAGTTGAATGAAGATCTTTCAGTTATACTTCATAATATATCTTTTGGGTGTGCAAAGTACTCTCTGCAACAACTAAATTTTGCTAGAAACAAAATTACTGGCATGGTACCTGACATGTCAGGGTTCTCATCTTTAGAAAGTTTGTTATTATCTGACAATCTTTTAAATGGGAACatactaaaaaattatacattccCCTATCAATTAGAAAGACTCTACTTGGATTCCAATAAATTGGAAGGTGTCATCACTGACTCTCATTTTGGCAACATGTCCAAGCTAATGGATGTAGACTTAAGTCACAATTCATTGGTTCTGAAATTCAGTGAAGATTGGGTGCCATCTTTTCAATTGTATGGCATGTTTTTAAGGTCTTGTATTTTAGGGCCTAGATTTCCAAAATGGTTACAGAGTCAAAAACATCTTCAAGTGTTAGACATTTCTGATGCAGGAAGCTCAGATGTAGTTCCAGTGTGGTTTTGGACTCAAACAACAAATCTGACATCTATGAATGTTTCTTACAATAACCTCACTGGCACAATTCCAAATTTGCCTATAAGACTAAATGAATGTTGTCAAGTAATTCTGGATTCAAATCAATTTGAAggttcaattccttcattttttcGAAGAGCAGAATTTCTACAGATGTCCAAGAACAAGCTTTCAGAAACTCACTTGTTTTTATGTTCGAATAGTACAATTGACAAACTGCGCATATTGGATTTATCAATGAATCAATTATCAAGGAAGCTTCATGATTGTTGGAGTCATTTAAAAGCATTGGAATTTCTAGATTTGAGTGACAATACTTTGTGTGGTGAAGTTCCATCCTCAATGGGATCATTACTGGAATTTAAGGTATTGATATTGCGCAACAATAGTTTCTATGGGAAGCTGCCTGTCTCcttgaaaaattgcaaaaacCCAATCATGCTAGATCTAGGCGATAATAGATTCACAGGACCAATACC GAAAGGTGTGGAACGGCAATTCAAGAATAATAAGCTCATTTTGAGGAGTATTGATCTATCAAGAAATCAATTGATAGGAGACATTCCAGAAGAAATAGGAAACTTGATAGAGTTGGTGTCATTGAATTTATCAAGCAACAAGTTGACAGGAGAAATTTCTTCGAAGATTGGAAGGTTAACATCACTTGATTCTCTTGACTTGTCAAGAAACCATTTATCTGGTCCAATTCCTCCTTCTCTAGCTCAAATTGATCGCGTGTCCATGTTGAATCTAGCGGATAACAATCTCTCTGGAAGAATTCCAATTGGCACGCAGTTACAGAGTTTCGATGCTTCAAGTTATCAAGGCAATGTTGATCTTTGTGGGAAACCACTTGAAAAAATATGTCCAGGAGATGAAGAAGTTGCACATCATAAACCAGAAACACATGAAGAAAGTAGTCAAGAAGATAAAAAGCCAATTTATTTGAGCGTGACATTGGGATTTATCACAGGATTTTGGGGCCTATGGGGATCATTGTTTCTTAGCCGTACTTGGAGACATACATATGTCTTGTTTTTGAACTACATAGTTGACACAGT GTTTTTGTTTGcctttgttatattttttgctTCAAATTTGAGTCTCACGCTTCATGCATCTATAATAATGGCTTTTATAGCACCTATTGATTCCGAGTCAGGTATATCAGAGGTGAAGGCTTACCTAAACAGTGTTGATGTCCCTGGAGTATTTATTGTACCAACTATGTTTGTTAAG tttCCTTATGAAATGAGAAGTAGTAGTATTGGTCCCTGCATGATCAAAATCATAACAGAGCTCTCGGAAGAAAGAACTCTGATATACTTTATAATTCTAGCCTTTCAGAATATATGCAGTGACACAAAAAGGAAGACCTTTGCTTTGACTACCTTTCTGTTACTTTGTTACAATACAGTCGCACAAACAATGGATAAAGATCAAACTGCTCGTATTTTGACTTCGCTAAGTTAG
- the LOC11423203 gene encoding receptor-like protein EIX2 isoform X1 codes for MMSNVVSILKLVGLIFIVLENIFSNYSGAVAEKHVGCIEKERHALLELKASLVVEDTYLLPTWDSKSDCCCAWEGITCSNQTGHVEMLDLNGDQFGPFRGEINISLIDLQHLKYLNLSWNLLTNSDIPELFGSLSNLRFLDLKASYSGGRIPNDLAHLSHLQYLDLSRNGLEGTIRPQLGNLSHLQHLDLSSNYGLVGKIPYQLGNLSHLQYLDLSSNVLVGTIPHQLGSLSDLQELHIEDNMEGLKVHDENNHVGGEWLSNLTLLTHLDLSGVRNLDSTLVWLQMIAKLPKIEELKLSGCYLYDISLSSSLNFSKSLAILDLSLNEFSPFKIFEWVFNATMNLIELDLSNNFFKGTIPFDFGNIRNPLERLDVSGNELLGGIPESFGDICTLHTLHLDYNNLNEDISSILLKLFGCASYSLQDLSLEGNQITGTFPDLSIFPSLIEIDLSHNMLSGKVLDGDIFLPSKLESLKFGSNSLKGGIPKSFGNLCSLRLLDLSSNKLSEGLSVILHNLSVGCAKHSLKELDLSKNQITGTVPDISGFSSLVTLHLDANNLEGVITEFHFKNISMLKYLNLGSNSLALIFSEKWVPPFQLFYIYLSSCNLGPSFPKWLQSQKQLQALDISNAGISDVVPIWFWTQATNISFMNISYNNLTGTIPNLPIRFLQGCELILESNQFEGSIPQFFQRASLLRLYKNKFSETRLLLCTKTMLDRLQLLDVSKNQLSRKLPDCWSHLKALEFLDLSDNTLSGELPCSMGSLLELRVLILRNNRFSGKLPLSLKNCTEMIMLDLGDNRFSGPIPYWLGRQLQMLSLRRNRFSGSLPLSLCDLTYIQLLDLSENNLSGRIFKCLKNFSAMSQNVSFTRNERTYLIYPDGYGSYFVYEGYDLIALLMWKGTERLFKNNKLILRSIDLSSNQLIGDIPEEIENLIELVSLNLSCNKLTGEIPSKIGRLISLDSLDLSRNHFSGPIPPTLAQIDRLSVLNLSDNNLSGRIPIGTQLQSFDASSYQGNVDLCGKPLEKICPGDEEVAHHKPETHEERSQEDKKPIYLCVTLGFMTGFWGLWGSLFLSRNWRHAYVLFLNYIIDTVYVFMVLNAIEFQMWLRGLLEKFV; via the exons ATGATGAGTAATGTTGTATCTATTCTCAAGTTAGTTGGATTAATCTTTATTGTATTGGAGAATATTTTCTCCAACTATTCTGGAGCTGTTGCTGAAAAACATGTTGGTTGCATAGAGAAGGAGAGACATGCTCTCCTTGAGTTGAAGGCAAGCCTTGTCGTCGAAGATACTTACCTTTTGCCTACCTGGGATAGTAAGAGTGATTGTTGTTGTGCATGGGAAGGAATCACATGTAGCAATCAAACTGGCCATGTTGAAATGCTTGATCTAAATGGCGATCAGTTTGGTCCTTTTCGAGGTGAGATTAACATAtcattgattgatttgcagCATTTAAAGTATTTGAACCTCTCTTGGAATCTGTTAACAAACAGTGATATTCCAGAATTATTTGGTTCTCTAAGCAACTTGAGATTCCTTGACCTCAAAGCTTCATACTCTGGCGGAAGAATTCCAAATGATCTTGCTCATCTGTCGCACTTGCAATATCTTGATCTTTCAAGGAATGGCCTCGAGGGTACAATCCGTCCTCAACTCGGAAATCTCTCTCATTTGCAGCATCTTGATCTTAGTTCAAATTATGGCCTTGTTGGAAAAATTCCTTATCAGCTTGGAAATCTTTCACATTTGCAGTACCTTGATCTTAGTTCAAATGTTCTTGTTGGAACGATTCCTCATCAACTTGGAAGCCTTTCAGATTTACAGGAGCTTCACATTGAAGACAACATGGAAGGACTCAAAGTTCATGACGAGAATAATCATGTTGGAGGTGAGTGGCTTTCTAATCTCACTCTCTTAACTCACCTTGACTTGAGTGGGGTACGAAATCTTGATTCTACTCTTGTTTGGCTGCAAATGATTGCTAAGCTTCCAAAAATAGAAGAATTGAAGCTATCTGGATGTTATCTTTATGATATTTCTTTGTCCAGTTCCTTGAATTTTTCTAAATCTCTTGCAATCCTTGATCTTTCATTGAATGAATTCTCTCCGTTCAAAATATTTGAATGGGTATTTAATGCTACCATGAACCTAATCGAGCTTGATCTTAGCAATAACTTCTTCAAAGGCACCATTCCATTTGATTTTGGAAACATAAGAAATCCTCTTGAACGACTTGACGTGTCTGGTAATGAACTACTAGGTGGAATTCCAGAATCCTTTGGAGACATATGTACCTTACACACCTTGCATCTTGATTATAACAATTTGAATGAAGACATTTCATCAATTCTTCTCAAATTGTTTGGTTGTGCAAGTTACTCACTACAAGACTTGTCGTTAGAAGGAAACCAAATTACTGGCACATTTCCAGACCTTTCAATATTCCCTTCTTTAATAGAAATCGACCTTTCACATAATATGTTAAGTGGGAAGGTTCTAGATGGTGATATATTTCTTCCATCTAAATTGGAGTCTTTgaaatttggatccaactcgtTAAAAGGTGGAATTCCAAAATCATTTGGTAACCTATGTTCATTAAGGTTACTAGACCTGTCAAGTAACAAGCTCAGCGAAGGTCTTTCAGTCATACTTCATAATTTATCTGTGGGATGTGCAAAACACTCTCTCAAAGAATTAGATTTGTCTAAAAACCAAATTACCGGCACGGTACCTGACATATCAGGGTTCTCATCTTTAGTGACTTTGCACTTGGATGCCAATAATTTGGAAGGTGTGATCACTGAGtttcattttaaaaacatttccATGTTAAAGTATTTAAACTTGGGTTCCAATTCATTGGCTCTGATATTCAGTGAAAAGTGGGTGCCaccttttcaattattttatatatacttgAGCTCCTGTAATTTAGGACCTAGTTTTCCTAAATGGTTGCAGAGTCAAAAACAACTTCAAGCATTGGACATTTCTAATGCTGGAATTTCAGATGTAGTTCCAATATGGTTTTGGACTCAAGCAACAAATATAAGTTTTATGAATATTTCATACAATAATCTCACTGGCACAATTCCAAATTTACCCATAAGATTTCTTCAAGGATGTGAATTAATTCTTGAATCAAATCAATTTGAAGGTTCAATTCCACAATTTTTTCAACGTGCATCATTGCTACGGTTGTATAAGAACAAATTTTCCGAAACTCGTTTGTTGTTATGTACCAAGACTATGCTTGATAGATTGCAACTATTGGATGTATCAAAGAATCAATTATCAAGGAAGCTTCCTGACTGTTGGAGTCATTTGAAAGCATTGGAATTTTTAGATTTGAGTGACAATACTTTGTCTGGTGAACTGCCATGTTCAATGGGATCATTACTTGAACTTCGGGTATTGATATTGCGGAACAACAGGTTCAGTGGGAAGTTGCCTCTCTCCTTGAAAAATTGCACAGAAATGATCATGCTAGATCTAGGAGATAATAGATTTTCTGGACCAATACCATATTGGCTAGGAAGACAATTACAAATGCTAAGCTTACGAAGGAACCGATTCTCTGGAAGCCTTCCGCTGAGTCTTTGTGACTTAACATACATTCAGTTGTTGGATCTCTCCGAAAACAATCTTTCAGGACGAATTTTCAAATGCTTGAAGAATTTTTCAGCAATGTCTCAAAATGTTTCGTTTACTAGAAACGAACGGACTTATTTAATTTACCCAGACGGATATGGAAGCTACTTTGTATATGAAGGCTACGATTTGATTGCATTGTTGATGTGGAAAGGGACAGAACGGCTATTCAAGAATAATAAGCTCATTTTGAGGAGTATTGATCTATCAAGCAATCAATTGATAGGAGACATTCCAGAAGAAATAGAAAACTTGATAGAGTTGGTGTCATTGAATTTATCATGCAACAAGTTGACAGGAGAAATTCCTTCGAAGATTGGAAGGTTAATATCACTTGATTCTCTTGACTTGTCAAGAAACCATTTCTCTGGTCCAATTCCTCCTACTCTAGCTCAAATTGATCGCCTGTCCGTGTTGAATCTATCTGATAACAATCTCTCTGGAAGAATTCCAATTGGCACGCAGTTACAGAGTTTCGATGCTTCAAGTTATCAAGGCAATGTTGATCTTTGTGGGAAACCACTCGAAAAAATATGTCCAGGAGATGAAGAAGTTGCACATCATAAACCAGAAACACATGAAGAAAGAAGTCAAGAAGATAAAAAACCAATTTATTTGTGTGTGACATTGGGATTTATGACTGGATTTTGGGGCCTATGGGGATCATTGTTTCTTAGCCGAAATTGGAGACATGCATATGTCTTGTTTTTGAACTACATAATTGACACAGTGTATGTGTTTATGGTGCTGAATGCAATTGAATTTCAAATGTGGCTGAGAGGATTGCTG GAAAAGTTTGTTTAA
- the LOC11423203 gene encoding receptor-like protein EIX2 isoform X2 translates to MMSNVVSILKLVGLIFIVLENIFSNYSGAVAEKHVGCIEKERHALLELKASLVVEDTYLLPTWDSKSDCCCAWEGITCSNQTGHVEMLDLNGDQFGPFRELFGSLSNLRFLDLKASYSGGRIPNDLAHLSHLQYLDLSRNGLEGTIRPQLGNLSHLQHLDLSSNYGLVGKIPYQLGNLSHLQYLDLSSNVLVGTIPHQLGSLSDLQELHIEDNMEGLKVHDENNHVGGEWLSNLTLLTHLDLSGVRNLDSTLVWLQMIAKLPKIEELKLSGCYLYDISLSSSLNFSKSLAILDLSLNEFSPFKIFEWVFNATMNLIELDLSNNFFKGTIPFDFGNIRNPLERLDVSGNELLGGIPESFGDICTLHTLHLDYNNLNEDISSILLKLFGCASYSLQDLSLEGNQITGTFPDLSIFPSLIEIDLSHNMLSGKVLDGDIFLPSKLESLKFGSNSLKGGIPKSFGNLCSLRLLDLSSNKLSEGLSVILHNLSVGCAKHSLKELDLSKNQITGTVPDISGFSSLVTLHLDANNLEGVITEFHFKNISMLKYLNLGSNSLALIFSEKWVPPFQLFYIYLSSCNLGPSFPKWLQSQKQLQALDISNAGISDVVPIWFWTQATNISFMNISYNNLTGTIPNLPIRFLQGCELILESNQFEGSIPQFFQRASLLRLYKNKFSETRLLLCTKTMLDRLQLLDVSKNQLSRKLPDCWSHLKALEFLDLSDNTLSGELPCSMGSLLELRVLILRNNRFSGKLPLSLKNCTEMIMLDLGDNRFSGPIPYWLGRQLQMLSLRRNRFSGSLPLSLCDLTYIQLLDLSENNLSGRIFKCLKNFSAMSQNVSFTRNERTYLIYPDGYGSYFVYEGYDLIALLMWKGTERLFKNNKLILRSIDLSSNQLIGDIPEEIENLIELVSLNLSCNKLTGEIPSKIGRLISLDSLDLSRNHFSGPIPPTLAQIDRLSVLNLSDNNLSGRIPIGTQLQSFDASSYQGNVDLCGKPLEKICPGDEEVAHHKPETHEERSQEDKKPIYLCVTLGFMTGFWGLWGSLFLSRNWRHAYVLFLNYIIDTVYVFMVLNAIEFQMWLRGLLEKFV, encoded by the exons ATGATGAGTAATGTTGTATCTATTCTCAAGTTAGTTGGATTAATCTTTATTGTATTGGAGAATATTTTCTCCAACTATTCTGGAGCTGTTGCTGAAAAACATGTTGGTTGCATAGAGAAGGAGAGACATGCTCTCCTTGAGTTGAAGGCAAGCCTTGTCGTCGAAGATACTTACCTTTTGCCTACCTGGGATAGTAAGAGTGATTGTTGTTGTGCATGGGAAGGAATCACATGTAGCAATCAAACTGGCCATGTTGAAATGCTTGATCTAAATGGCGATCAGTTTGGTCCTTTTCGAG AATTATTTGGTTCTCTAAGCAACTTGAGATTCCTTGACCTCAAAGCTTCATACTCTGGCGGAAGAATTCCAAATGATCTTGCTCATCTGTCGCACTTGCAATATCTTGATCTTTCAAGGAATGGCCTCGAGGGTACAATCCGTCCTCAACTCGGAAATCTCTCTCATTTGCAGCATCTTGATCTTAGTTCAAATTATGGCCTTGTTGGAAAAATTCCTTATCAGCTTGGAAATCTTTCACATTTGCAGTACCTTGATCTTAGTTCAAATGTTCTTGTTGGAACGATTCCTCATCAACTTGGAAGCCTTTCAGATTTACAGGAGCTTCACATTGAAGACAACATGGAAGGACTCAAAGTTCATGACGAGAATAATCATGTTGGAGGTGAGTGGCTTTCTAATCTCACTCTCTTAACTCACCTTGACTTGAGTGGGGTACGAAATCTTGATTCTACTCTTGTTTGGCTGCAAATGATTGCTAAGCTTCCAAAAATAGAAGAATTGAAGCTATCTGGATGTTATCTTTATGATATTTCTTTGTCCAGTTCCTTGAATTTTTCTAAATCTCTTGCAATCCTTGATCTTTCATTGAATGAATTCTCTCCGTTCAAAATATTTGAATGGGTATTTAATGCTACCATGAACCTAATCGAGCTTGATCTTAGCAATAACTTCTTCAAAGGCACCATTCCATTTGATTTTGGAAACATAAGAAATCCTCTTGAACGACTTGACGTGTCTGGTAATGAACTACTAGGTGGAATTCCAGAATCCTTTGGAGACATATGTACCTTACACACCTTGCATCTTGATTATAACAATTTGAATGAAGACATTTCATCAATTCTTCTCAAATTGTTTGGTTGTGCAAGTTACTCACTACAAGACTTGTCGTTAGAAGGAAACCAAATTACTGGCACATTTCCAGACCTTTCAATATTCCCTTCTTTAATAGAAATCGACCTTTCACATAATATGTTAAGTGGGAAGGTTCTAGATGGTGATATATTTCTTCCATCTAAATTGGAGTCTTTgaaatttggatccaactcgtTAAAAGGTGGAATTCCAAAATCATTTGGTAACCTATGTTCATTAAGGTTACTAGACCTGTCAAGTAACAAGCTCAGCGAAGGTCTTTCAGTCATACTTCATAATTTATCTGTGGGATGTGCAAAACACTCTCTCAAAGAATTAGATTTGTCTAAAAACCAAATTACCGGCACGGTACCTGACATATCAGGGTTCTCATCTTTAGTGACTTTGCACTTGGATGCCAATAATTTGGAAGGTGTGATCACTGAGtttcattttaaaaacatttccATGTTAAAGTATTTAAACTTGGGTTCCAATTCATTGGCTCTGATATTCAGTGAAAAGTGGGTGCCaccttttcaattattttatatatacttgAGCTCCTGTAATTTAGGACCTAGTTTTCCTAAATGGTTGCAGAGTCAAAAACAACTTCAAGCATTGGACATTTCTAATGCTGGAATTTCAGATGTAGTTCCAATATGGTTTTGGACTCAAGCAACAAATATAAGTTTTATGAATATTTCATACAATAATCTCACTGGCACAATTCCAAATTTACCCATAAGATTTCTTCAAGGATGTGAATTAATTCTTGAATCAAATCAATTTGAAGGTTCAATTCCACAATTTTTTCAACGTGCATCATTGCTACGGTTGTATAAGAACAAATTTTCCGAAACTCGTTTGTTGTTATGTACCAAGACTATGCTTGATAGATTGCAACTATTGGATGTATCAAAGAATCAATTATCAAGGAAGCTTCCTGACTGTTGGAGTCATTTGAAAGCATTGGAATTTTTAGATTTGAGTGACAATACTTTGTCTGGTGAACTGCCATGTTCAATGGGATCATTACTTGAACTTCGGGTATTGATATTGCGGAACAACAGGTTCAGTGGGAAGTTGCCTCTCTCCTTGAAAAATTGCACAGAAATGATCATGCTAGATCTAGGAGATAATAGATTTTCTGGACCAATACCATATTGGCTAGGAAGACAATTACAAATGCTAAGCTTACGAAGGAACCGATTCTCTGGAAGCCTTCCGCTGAGTCTTTGTGACTTAACATACATTCAGTTGTTGGATCTCTCCGAAAACAATCTTTCAGGACGAATTTTCAAATGCTTGAAGAATTTTTCAGCAATGTCTCAAAATGTTTCGTTTACTAGAAACGAACGGACTTATTTAATTTACCCAGACGGATATGGAAGCTACTTTGTATATGAAGGCTACGATTTGATTGCATTGTTGATGTGGAAAGGGACAGAACGGCTATTCAAGAATAATAAGCTCATTTTGAGGAGTATTGATCTATCAAGCAATCAATTGATAGGAGACATTCCAGAAGAAATAGAAAACTTGATAGAGTTGGTGTCATTGAATTTATCATGCAACAAGTTGACAGGAGAAATTCCTTCGAAGATTGGAAGGTTAATATCACTTGATTCTCTTGACTTGTCAAGAAACCATTTCTCTGGTCCAATTCCTCCTACTCTAGCTCAAATTGATCGCCTGTCCGTGTTGAATCTATCTGATAACAATCTCTCTGGAAGAATTCCAATTGGCACGCAGTTACAGAGTTTCGATGCTTCAAGTTATCAAGGCAATGTTGATCTTTGTGGGAAACCACTCGAAAAAATATGTCCAGGAGATGAAGAAGTTGCACATCATAAACCAGAAACACATGAAGAAAGAAGTCAAGAAGATAAAAAACCAATTTATTTGTGTGTGACATTGGGATTTATGACTGGATTTTGGGGCCTATGGGGATCATTGTTTCTTAGCCGAAATTGGAGACATGCATATGTCTTGTTTTTGAACTACATAATTGACACAGTGTATGTGTTTATGGTGCTGAATGCAATTGAATTTCAAATGTGGCTGAGAGGATTGCTG GAAAAGTTTGTTTAA
- the LOC11432278 gene encoding leucine-rich repeat protein FLOR 1, which translates to MKMMSTVVSIKLVGAIFIVLQFAILLSNYSGAVAAAKNVSSVSGGCKENERHALLELKESMVLYNTSLLPTWDSKIDGCCAWEGITCSNQTGHVEILDLNGD; encoded by the coding sequence atgaagatgatgagcaCCGTTGTTTCTATCAAGTTAGTTGGAGCAATCTTTATTGTGTTGCAATTTGCGATTCTCTTGTCCAACTATTCTGGAGCTGTAGCTGCTGCAAAAAATGTTTCTTCCGTTTCTGGTGGTTGCAAAGAGAATGAGAGACATGCTCTCCTTGAGCTGAAGGAAAGCATGGTGTTATATAACACTTCTCTTTTGCCTACTTGGGACAGTAAGATTGATGGTTGTTGTGCATGGGAAGGAATCACGTGCAGCAATCAAACTGGTCATGTTGAAATTCTTGATCTAAACGGCGATTAG